In Fibrobacter sp. UWB15, the following proteins share a genomic window:
- the speA gene encoding biosynthetic arginine decarboxylase produces MKKWRIDDSRDLYNVKGWGVNFFDINEKGHATVHPLKEGGPDIDLYELVQELSLRDVSTPMLLRFPDILDSRIEKINECFNKSRQEYGFNGSYYSIFPIKVNQQRAVLEEIVSHGKKYNIGLEAGSKPELHAVLANMDNPDSLIICNGYKDEDFIELALLAQKMGKKIFVVVEKMNELHLVVKLSRRIGVRPNIGIRIKLASSGSGKWEESGGYHSKFGLNSSELLEALDYIKEEKMEDCMKLIHFHLGSQITNIRHIKSGLREVSQFYVQIKKMGMGLEFVDVGGGLGVDYDGTRSSNASSVNYSIQEYANDVVYAMFEACENGGVEHPNIIAESGRALAAHHSILVFNVLETAGQAFFDENIHEIDDNAPDALKDLYGIYKGLTPKNLLESWHDAIQLNDDVLNGFKVGDYDLPTRAMCERLFWSIVRKVDLLAKDLRHPPYELSELPRLLAQKYFCNFSLFQSLPDSWGVDQVFPLMPIQRLNEEPTVETTLQDVTCDSDGKIDMFVRGGDVSRTLPLHELKNNEPYYIAVYLVGAYQEILGDLHNLFGDTNAVHIVCNDKGGYEIDKVIDGESVEDVLDYVNFSDKALVRTMENWVSRSVKEGKISLQEGKEFLNIYRSGLYGYTYLE; encoded by the coding sequence ATGAAAAAATGGCGCATTGACGATTCCCGCGACTTGTACAACGTCAAGGGTTGGGGCGTGAACTTCTTCGACATCAACGAGAAGGGCCACGCGACGGTTCATCCGCTCAAGGAAGGCGGTCCGGATATTGACTTGTACGAACTCGTGCAGGAACTTTCGCTCCGCGACGTCTCCACCCCGATGCTGCTTCGCTTCCCGGATATCCTGGACAGCCGCATCGAGAAGATCAACGAGTGCTTCAACAAGTCCCGCCAGGAATATGGTTTCAACGGGAGCTACTACAGCATTTTTCCGATCAAGGTGAACCAGCAGCGTGCCGTCTTGGAAGAAATCGTCAGCCACGGCAAGAAGTACAATATCGGTCTCGAGGCGGGTTCCAAGCCGGAACTGCACGCAGTACTCGCGAACATGGACAATCCGGATTCGCTGATTATTTGTAACGGATACAAGGACGAAGACTTTATTGAGCTTGCGCTCCTTGCTCAGAAAATGGGCAAAAAGATTTTCGTCGTCGTCGAAAAAATGAACGAACTTCACCTGGTGGTGAAGCTTTCCCGTCGCATCGGCGTGCGCCCGAACATCGGCATCCGCATCAAGCTGGCAAGTTCCGGCAGCGGCAAGTGGGAAGAATCTGGCGGATACCACAGCAAATTCGGTCTGAACAGTTCTGAACTGTTGGAAGCCCTGGACTACATCAAGGAAGAGAAGATGGAAGACTGCATGAAGCTCATCCACTTCCACTTGGGGAGCCAGATTACCAACATCCGCCATATCAAGAGCGGTCTTCGCGAAGTTTCGCAGTTCTACGTGCAAATTAAGAAGATGGGCATGGGCCTTGAATTCGTGGACGTAGGCGGCGGTCTCGGAGTCGATTACGACGGCACCCGCAGTTCTAACGCAAGCTCGGTGAACTACTCCATCCAGGAATACGCTAACGACGTGGTGTACGCCATGTTCGAAGCTTGCGAAAACGGCGGAGTGGAGCACCCGAACATCATCGCAGAATCAGGTCGAGCACTTGCGGCCCACCATTCCATTCTGGTATTCAACGTGCTTGAAACAGCCGGTCAGGCATTCTTCGACGAGAATATCCACGAAATCGATGACAACGCACCCGACGCGCTGAAAGACCTTTACGGCATTTACAAGGGGCTCACCCCGAAGAATCTGCTCGAAAGCTGGCACGACGCCATTCAGCTGAACGATGACGTGCTCAACGGTTTCAAGGTCGGCGATTACGACTTGCCCACCCGCGCCATGTGCGAACGCCTGTTCTGGAGCATCGTGCGCAAGGTGGATCTGCTCGCGAAAGATTTGCGCCATCCGCCTTATGAACTCAGCGAACTTCCGCGCCTCTTGGCCCAGAAGTATTTCTGCAACTTCAGTTTGTTCCAGAGCCTGCCGGACAGCTGGGGCGTGGACCAGGTTTTCCCGCTTATGCCGATCCAGCGCTTGAACGAAGAACCGACTGTAGAGACAACGCTGCAGGATGTCACATGCGACTCCGATGGTAAAATTGACATGTTCGTTCGCGGTGGCGACGTGAGCCGTACTCTTCCGCTTCATGAACTCAAAAACAATGAGCCGTACTACATTGCAGTCTACCTCGTAGGCGCTTACCAGGAAATCCTCGGTGACTTGCATAACCTCTTTGGCGACACGAACGCCGTCCACATCGTCTGCAATGACAAGGGCGGTTACGAAATCGACAAGGTGATTGACGGTGAATCCGTTGAAGACGTACTCGACTACGTGAACTTCAGCGACAAGGCGCTCGTGCGCACCATGGAAAACTGGGTATCCCGCTCCGTGAAGGAAGGAAAGATCAGCCTACAAGAAGGCAAGGAATTCCTGAACATTTACCGCAGCGGCCTATACGGATACACGTATCTGGAATAA
- a CDS encoding saccharopine dehydrogenase family protein: MARALIIGCGAVATVAIKKCCTCSEVFSEICIASRHRENCEKLAQELRPNTKTVITTAAVDADKAENVSALIKEYKPDLVMNIALPYQDLAIMDACLECGVNYMDTANYEPENIDDPEWRKVYDKRVKEQGFSAYFDYSWQWAYKEKFEKAGLTALLGSGFDPGVSQAYCAYALKHQFDTIEEIDILDCNGGDHGYKFATNFNPEINLREVSAPGSYWDTDANGKGHWVEIPAMSIKREYVFDEVGKKDMYLLHHEEIESLAQNIPGIKRIRFFMTFGQSYLDHMRCLEDVGMLSTQPIKFQGQDIVPIQFLKALLPDPASLGPRTVGKTNIGCIFKGKKDGKDKTYYLYNVCDHQECYKELGSQAIAYTTGVPAMCGAMMVLTGKWNKPGVHTVEEFDPDPFMEALTKYGLPWKENFNPVLVD, encoded by the coding sequence ATGGCAAGAGCATTGATTATCGGTTGTGGCGCCGTTGCCACAGTTGCTATCAAGAAGTGCTGCACCTGCAGCGAAGTTTTTAGCGAAATCTGTATCGCAAGCCGCCATCGCGAAAACTGCGAAAAGCTGGCCCAGGAACTCCGCCCGAACACAAAGACGGTCATTACGACTGCAGCCGTTGACGCCGACAAGGCCGAAAATGTCTCTGCTCTGATCAAGGAATACAAGCCGGACCTGGTGATGAACATCGCTCTCCCCTACCAGGACTTGGCCATTATGGACGCCTGTCTGGAATGCGGCGTGAACTACATGGACACGGCTAACTACGAACCCGAAAACATCGACGATCCTGAGTGGCGCAAGGTCTACGACAAGCGCGTGAAGGAACAGGGTTTCAGCGCCTACTTCGACTACAGCTGGCAGTGGGCTTATAAAGAAAAGTTTGAAAAGGCTGGCCTCACGGCTCTGCTCGGTTCGGGCTTTGACCCGGGTGTTTCCCAGGCCTACTGCGCCTATGCCTTGAAGCACCAGTTCGATACCATCGAAGAAATCGATATTCTCGACTGCAATGGCGGCGATCACGGCTACAAGTTCGCGACGAACTTCAACCCGGAAATCAACCTCCGCGAAGTGTCCGCTCCGGGCAGCTACTGGGACACCGACGCTAACGGCAAGGGCCACTGGGTTGAAATCCCGGCCATGAGCATCAAGCGCGAATACGTGTTTGACGAAGTGGGCAAGAAGGACATGTACCTCTTGCACCACGAAGAAATCGAATCCCTCGCCCAGAACATCCCGGGTATCAAGCGCATCCGCTTCTTCATGACGTTTGGCCAGAGCTATCTGGACCACATGCGCTGCCTCGAAGACGTGGGCATGCTCAGCACACAGCCCATCAAGTTCCAGGGTCAGGACATCGTGCCTATCCAGTTCCTCAAGGCACTGCTCCCGGATCCGGCAAGCCTCGGCCCCCGCACCGTCGGTAAGACCAACATCGGTTGCATTTTCAAGGGCAAGAAGGACGGCAAGGACAAGACGTACTACCTGTACAACGTCTGCGACCACCAGGAATGCTACAAGGAACTCGGCAGCCAGGCTATCGCCTACACGACTGGCGTTCCGGCTATGTGCGGCGCCATGATGGTGCTCACCGGCAAGTGGAACAAGCCGGGCGTGCATACCGTGGAAGAATTCGACCCGGATCCGTTCATGGAAGCCCTCACCAAGTACGGCCTCCCGTGGAAGGAAAACTTTAACCCGGTGCTTGTTGATTAG
- a CDS encoding tyrosine-type recombinase/integrase, which produces MKSYSISQRYKYRGNLTWYGRIAEDGEFSYISLKTKRKSDAQEWLNMMNAARFMPEEIRRKLMPKDRGFDEALPKFLDSVAASKGDDSKTHLAYKYRLKTFREWLDANGIKTLMRFDAEQATNWAVWLSERYAPKSQHEMVRCTSQFCQWAAKIYDLGDYNPFRDVAFPKVPKRAKAFWTPDQIEKILDNAPDPEFRLFWSVMAFAGLRHAEACRFGPSCIQEDGKMRVVGKGDKEAFLPISDRLKAEIKRYGKLKDGMFATARFDHADRCNETLRIAVEAAGYKSDDATNHKWRHSFASNLIRSGVGPKIVQQLMRHEDVRQTLDTYSHLLQDDLEKALNKK; this is translated from the coding sequence ATGAAAAGCTACAGCATATCGCAGCGGTACAAGTATCGCGGCAACCTTACATGGTACGGGAGAATCGCGGAGGATGGCGAGTTCTCCTACATAAGCCTTAAAACCAAGCGCAAGAGCGACGCACAGGAATGGCTGAACATGATGAACGCGGCCAGGTTCATGCCCGAGGAAATCCGCCGCAAGCTCATGCCGAAGGACAGGGGCTTCGACGAGGCGCTCCCGAAGTTCCTGGATTCCGTCGCGGCGTCCAAGGGCGACGACTCCAAGACTCACCTCGCTTACAAGTACCGACTCAAGACATTCAGGGAATGGCTTGACGCAAACGGCATCAAGACGCTCATGCGCTTCGATGCCGAACAGGCGACGAACTGGGCGGTGTGGCTGTCCGAAAGGTACGCGCCCAAGTCCCAGCACGAAATGGTGCGCTGCACAAGCCAGTTCTGCCAGTGGGCGGCTAAGATTTACGACCTGGGCGACTACAACCCGTTCCGCGACGTGGCGTTCCCCAAGGTTCCGAAACGCGCCAAGGCGTTCTGGACTCCCGACCAGATTGAAAAAATTCTCGACAACGCGCCCGACCCGGAATTTAGACTGTTCTGGTCGGTCATGGCTTTCGCTGGTTTGCGTCATGCGGAGGCTTGCCGATTTGGACCGTCGTGCATCCAGGAGGACGGAAAGATGCGCGTCGTCGGCAAAGGCGACAAGGAAGCGTTCCTCCCGATTAGCGACCGCCTCAAGGCGGAAATCAAGCGCTACGGCAAGCTGAAAGACGGCATGTTCGCGACAGCCCGTTTCGACCATGCGGACAGGTGCAACGAAACGCTGCGAATTGCAGTGGAAGCTGCGGGATATAAGAGCGACGATGCGACAAATCACAAGTGGAGACACTCTTTCGCCTCCAACCTTATCCGTTCCGGCGTTGGCCCGAAAATCGTCCAGCAGTTGATGCGCCATGAAGACGTGCGCCAGACTTTGGACACCTACAGTCACCTGCTGCAAGACGACCTGGAAAAGGCTCTCAACAAGAAATAA
- the terL gene encoding phage terminase large subunit — MKCVFLAQTAMPPRGSKYTRSTNLIEIPNRKGSFRSTGIGGSITGMGCEILGIDDPLKDRQEANSITIRDRIWDWYTSTAYTRLSPGGGVLVTLTRWHEDDLAGRLLNAMKQGDGDQWTVINYPAIAEKDEPHRKIGEALHPERYPLEMLEKIRINVGSYDWNALYQQHPAPVGGSIIKREWLQQYEILPKVFDKIIQSWDFTFTDSASSDNVAGTVWGKVGARFYLIDCVCAKMDFVSSIRAFQRMSEKHPKAIRKIIEDKANGPAIISALRNKISGIVPFTPQGSKEARAFAVSPLFEAGNVYIPKQDAEHPWVRDYIDELVSFPSAPHDDRVDSTTQALNYLATGMGTGLISFI; from the coding sequence GTGAAGTGCGTCTTTCTCGCACAAACGGCGATGCCGCCGCGAGGAAGCAAGTACACGCGCTCGACAAACCTAATCGAAATTCCCAACAGGAAGGGCAGTTTTAGAAGCACGGGTATCGGCGGAAGTATAACGGGTATGGGCTGCGAAATCCTCGGCATCGACGACCCGCTGAAAGACAGGCAGGAAGCGAACAGCATCACCATACGAGACAGGATTTGGGACTGGTACACATCCACCGCATATACGCGACTTTCTCCGGGCGGAGGCGTTCTCGTCACGCTTACGCGCTGGCATGAGGACGACCTGGCGGGGCGTCTGCTCAACGCCATGAAGCAGGGCGATGGCGACCAGTGGACGGTCATAAACTATCCCGCAATAGCCGAGAAGGACGAACCACACCGTAAAATCGGCGAAGCGCTGCACCCGGAAAGATACCCGCTTGAGATGCTCGAAAAAATCCGCATCAACGTGGGAAGCTACGACTGGAACGCACTCTACCAGCAGCACCCCGCACCAGTCGGCGGAAGCATCATCAAGCGCGAATGGCTGCAACAGTACGAAATCTTGCCCAAGGTTTTCGACAAGATTATACAAAGCTGGGACTTCACCTTCACGGACAGCGCATCAAGCGATAACGTAGCGGGAACCGTCTGGGGAAAGGTCGGGGCGCGTTTCTACCTCATTGACTGCGTATGCGCCAAGATGGACTTTGTTTCGAGCATCCGGGCTTTCCAGCGCATGAGCGAGAAGCACCCCAAGGCAATCCGAAAAATCATTGAAGACAAGGCGAACGGCCCCGCAATCATAAGCGCGTTGCGCAACAAGATTAGCGGCATCGTTCCCTTCACACCGCAAGGCTCAAAGGAAGCGCGAGCCTTTGCGGTAAGCCCGCTGTTCGAGGCGGGAAACGTCTATATACCCAAGCAGGATGCAGAACATCCCTGGGTTCGCGACTACATCGACGAACTGGTTTCTTTTCCAAGCGCTCCGCACGATGACCGCGTGGATTCCACCACGCAGGCTCTCAACTACTTGGCAACTGGTATGGGGACGGGCCTTATCAGCTTCATCTAA
- a CDS encoding anti-CBASS protein Acb1 family protein, translating into METAKIRDGAYGNFVTGMGRRDTDKTENTFVNPYAGTDIVELARIKVQDGIAARIVECVPETAFKEPVTITGDSSGKVFKEASAVGLFEALQLAGEYQRLTGGALIVSEYENEYDIEQLKRPAPENRKISQYRVYSAGKVEFQPTDFQGDTPKVYRVVLLDNKRIEIHPSRCTVIHGKIVPDILQGIPIRERFFGMPALKACEQSLKNLANVVASIVNMATETGVMLFSLEGFNEMLSKPDCGIQDAQQLISLVKVSMSSFRGVFSGANDKFQILSHNFAGLPEVLQKAMNLVCADSRIPVSILFGQSATGLAQTNEGDSKAYAELVESWRSRYIYRPACSLIADLSERNCGIVCSEFEWGAVTTMSVKEKLEAMKMQAEMLNIYYQMGAIDEQSIREGIFKNGHSWDISVKD; encoded by the coding sequence ATGGAAACTGCAAAGATAAGGGACGGCGCCTACGGCAATTTCGTAACGGGAATGGGCCGCAGGGACACCGACAAGACGGAAAATACTTTCGTCAATCCCTATGCGGGAACGGATATTGTCGAGCTTGCGCGTATAAAGGTGCAGGACGGCATCGCCGCACGAATTGTCGAGTGCGTCCCCGAAACGGCTTTCAAGGAACCCGTCACCATCACTGGCGACAGTTCGGGCAAGGTTTTCAAGGAGGCTTCCGCCGTCGGGCTTTTCGAGGCTCTACAGCTCGCTGGCGAATACCAGCGTCTCACGGGCGGCGCCTTGATTGTCTCGGAATACGAAAACGAGTACGACATTGAACAGCTCAAACGTCCAGCACCGGAAAATCGCAAGATTTCGCAATACCGTGTTTACAGCGCTGGCAAGGTGGAGTTCCAGCCGACAGATTTCCAGGGCGACACGCCCAAGGTTTACCGCGTCGTCCTTCTTGATAACAAGCGCATCGAGATACACCCGTCGCGCTGCACCGTCATTCACGGAAAAATCGTCCCCGACATTCTCCAGGGAATACCCATAAGGGAAAGGTTCTTCGGTATGCCTGCACTCAAGGCGTGCGAACAGAGCTTGAAGAACCTCGCGAATGTCGTCGCGTCCATCGTCAACATGGCGACGGAAACGGGCGTGATGCTTTTCTCGCTGGAGGGCTTCAACGAAATGCTCTCCAAGCCCGACTGCGGAATACAGGACGCACAGCAGCTCATAAGCCTCGTAAAGGTTTCCATGAGTTCGTTCCGAGGCGTATTCTCCGGCGCGAACGACAAGTTCCAAATCCTAAGCCACAATTTCGCGGGACTGCCCGAAGTTCTCCAAAAGGCGATGAACCTCGTCTGTGCGGATTCGAGAATCCCCGTGAGCATCCTTTTCGGCCAAAGCGCGACTGGACTCGCCCAGACGAATGAGGGCGACTCCAAGGCATACGCGGAGCTTGTGGAAAGCTGGCGTTCCCGCTACATCTACCGTCCCGCCTGTTCGCTCATTGCCGACCTTTCGGAAAGGAACTGCGGCATCGTCTGTTCGGAATTTGAATGGGGCGCCGTCACCACAATGTCCGTAAAGGAAAAGCTCGAAGCGATGAAGATGCAGGCGGAAATGCTCAACATCTACTATCAGATGGGAGCGATTGACGAGCAGAGCATCCGAGAAGGAATCTTCAAGAACGGACATTCCTGGGACATTTCCGTAAAGGACTAG
- a CDS encoding phage minor head protein, producing the protein MAGSFVNFVKNVERLGQKKRGRRPVFNAHQFYPSAIEADLERTTREEFLRALEENIQLALRGFTDDIDDLTKATAELPPEFVKKVSTLADAVGVKNGWNFSEYAKMTVGQPYFPPPAKDEIFEVWKKNFQQLCISAESDAKADISRIATEAKMKGWNKRELEAAIRAKLPAETKHRAELIARTETAKLNSAASISTYKQLGIRYYVWLTTLDGRDRETHTHLNGLICSLDNPNVYYEETPDGLVEKERTASMFHGNPGEDFQCRCSMVAWDPEIDGKYEVKERPEQEKGAEQHTEASTGENLHKVEQSIAEQEKQLQQLKNEQMQLLSRQRLEQAAEKRHARSAEEIADIQKRWDERKSRRRLKEAAEQRHSRRTSQEAAAIRKELQERLDTRQTAHRLLQDANGIKGLPEMDELEKALQKGGKQAYSDMKKLSRKLETSLGTLKGCTYLADPIQAARDFDYSTAITVNESVRKKLEGMGSSLAGKKHDLEFEIDWVEKHKKYASWKVAQDAYKKALAEVERLIDWETELGRVDSIKIFLKNHPKSAVLKKLTSDMDALIAKGDNAAKTEIKELLKKAETRRKEIEYKEGLERLKKIKAGIKSGSSVPFSTNISIDDLRALKGDKLPPTLGHLDTAIEKYKKGHYYGSATKKHAAEIEATMRELFQKHDLGMHIEDDLLEKVFNSHFKNTFETGSSGGYSGPSLNADGSIKQSHLRLSAAHKLFDLGSTEKANQLNISQYEKYGNLLDHDKLREATTHNRATQYGNVAVRFKKDKVTCTWTAGDSLSERYQLSLVTDPKAVSYDDMYESKLPVKGTQTNDMTKFRSDNISSYLELQFHGDVTVDCVESLTFPYDLTEKAKSKYLGFAQKWKSIGTEVFYIKNGKLEKL; encoded by the coding sequence ATGGCTGGCAGCTTCGTAAATTTCGTCAAGAACGTGGAACGACTCGGACAGAAGAAACGCGGACGCAGGCCCGTGTTCAACGCTCACCAGTTCTATCCCAGCGCCATCGAGGCGGACCTTGAACGCACAACGCGGGAAGAATTTCTTCGCGCCCTGGAAGAAAACATCCAGCTTGCGCTCCGGGGCTTCACGGACGACATTGACGACCTGACGAAAGCCACTGCGGAGCTGCCCCCCGAATTTGTCAAGAAGGTTTCCACGCTTGCCGATGCAGTCGGCGTCAAGAACGGCTGGAATTTCAGCGAGTACGCCAAAATGACCGTCGGACAGCCATATTTCCCGCCACCAGCGAAAGACGAAATTTTCGAGGTTTGGAAGAAGAACTTCCAGCAACTCTGCATCAGCGCGGAGAGCGACGCCAAGGCGGACATTTCCCGCATCGCCACCGAGGCGAAGATGAAGGGCTGGAACAAGAGGGAACTGGAAGCGGCCATCCGAGCCAAGCTCCCCGCCGAAACAAAACACCGCGCAGAACTCATCGCGAGAACAGAGACCGCCAAGCTCAATTCCGCCGCGAGCATTTCGACGTACAAGCAGCTGGGCATCCGCTACTATGTATGGCTCACGACCTTGGATGGTCGCGACAGGGAAACGCACACGCACCTGAACGGCCTAATCTGTAGCCTGGACAACCCGAACGTCTATTACGAGGAAACGCCCGACGGCCTGGTCGAAAAGGAAAGAACAGCCTCGATGTTTCACGGAAATCCGGGCGAGGATTTTCAGTGTCGCTGCTCCATGGTCGCCTGGGACCCCGAAATCGACGGAAAATACGAGGTCAAGGAACGTCCCGAACAGGAAAAGGGCGCAGAACAGCATACAGAGGCTTCTACGGGCGAAAACCTTCACAAGGTGGAACAATCTATCGCCGAACAGGAAAAACAGCTGCAACAGCTCAAAAACGAGCAAATGCAGCTTTTGAGCCGTCAAAGGCTGGAACAGGCGGCGGAAAAGCGCCATGCCCGAAGCGCCGAGGAAATCGCGGACATTCAGAAGCGCTGGGACGAACGCAAGTCAAGGCGCAGGCTCAAGGAAGCCGCCGAACAGCGACATTCCCGCAGAACTTCGCAGGAAGCCGCAGCAATTCGCAAGGAATTGCAGGAAAGGCTTGATACGCGACAGACAGCGCACAGGCTTTTGCAGGACGCGAACGGCATCAAGGGCCTACCCGAAATGGACGAACTGGAAAAAGCCTTGCAGAAGGGCGGCAAACAGGCGTACAGCGACATGAAGAAGCTCTCCCGAAAGCTCGAAACAAGTCTGGGTACATTGAAGGGCTGCACGTATCTTGCAGACCCCATCCAGGCGGCAAGGGACTTCGACTATTCAACCGCCATCACCGTCAACGAATCCGTAAGAAAGAAGCTCGAAGGCATGGGCAGCTCGCTCGCAGGCAAAAAGCACGACCTGGAATTTGAAATCGACTGGGTTGAAAAGCACAAGAAGTACGCGAGCTGGAAGGTGGCACAGGACGCCTACAAGAAAGCCCTCGCCGAAGTGGAACGGCTCATCGACTGGGAAACGGAACTTGGCCGCGTGGACTCCATCAAGATATTCCTCAAGAATCACCCCAAGTCCGCAGTTCTGAAAAAACTCACCAGCGACATGGACGCGCTTATCGCCAAGGGCGACAACGCCGCGAAAACGGAAATCAAGGAACTGCTCAAGAAAGCGGAAACGAGAAGAAAGGAAATCGAATACAAGGAAGGACTCGAACGCCTCAAGAAAATCAAGGCTGGCATCAAGTCCGGCTCAAGCGTCCCGTTCTCGACAAACATCAGCATCGACGACCTTCGCGCCCTCAAGGGCGACAAGTTGCCTCCCACGCTCGGACACCTTGATACAGCCATCGAGAAATATAAGAAGGGACATTACTACGGCTCGGCGACAAAGAAACACGCCGCAGAAATCGAGGCGACGATGCGCGAGCTGTTCCAGAAGCACGACTTGGGGATGCACATAGAAGACGACCTGCTTGAAAAGGTTTTCAACAGCCATTTCAAAAACACCTTCGAGACAGGAAGCTCCGGCGGGTATAGCGGCCCGTCGCTAAACGCGGACGGTTCAATCAAGCAGAGCCATTTGAGACTATCCGCAGCACACAAGCTCTTTGACCTGGGTTCAACGGAAAAGGCGAACCAGCTCAATATCTCGCAGTACGAAAAGTACGGCAACCTTCTCGACCATGACAAGCTACGTGAGGCGACGACGCACAACCGCGCCACCCAATACGGAAATGTCGCGGTACGTTTCAAGAAGGACAAAGTGACCTGCACATGGACGGCTGGCGACAGCCTAAGCGAAAGATACCAGCTCAGTCTCGTCACCGACCCGAAAGCGGTTTCCTACGACGACATGTATGAAAGCAAGCTGCCAGTGAAGGGAACGCAGACGAACGACATGACGAAATTCCGCAGCGACAACATCAGCAGCTATCTTGAACTGCAATTTCACGGCGATGTGACGGTCGATTGCGTGGAGTCGCTGACGTTCCCTTACGACCTAACAGAAAAGGCGAAGTCCAAGTATCTAGGCTTCGCCCAAAAGTGGAAATCCATCGGAACAGAGGTTTTTTACATAAAAAACGGCAAGCTGGAGAAGCTCTAG
- a CDS encoding nuclear transport factor 2 family protein has translation MLRPKEIVCKWVDAFNNHDVEAIMSLYHDNATNHQVTNDPVIGIDAIREMFTAEFATADMTAIVENIFEDGQWAILEWKDPLGLRGCGFFHVVNGKILFQRGYWDKLSFLKQHNLPIESL, from the coding sequence ATGTTACGGCCAAAAGAAATAGTATGTAAATGGGTAGATGCCTTTAACAACCATGATGTAGAGGCAATTATGAGCTTGTACCATGATAACGCAACCAATCATCAGGTGACCAATGATCCCGTGATTGGGATAGATGCAATCCGTGAAATGTTTACAGCAGAATTTGCCACTGCCGATATGACTGCCATTGTAGAGAATATCTTTGAAGATGGACAGTGGGCGATTTTAGAATGGAAGGACCCTCTGGGACTGCGGGGATGCGGCTTCTTCCATGTTGTGAATGGTAAAATTCTGTTTCAGAGAGGATATTGGGATAAGCTGTCTTTTCTGAAGCAGCATAATTTGCCTATTGAATCGTTGTGA
- a CDS encoding ABC transporter permease subunit, which yields MKTLIKNEFRQTRRLLLIWLGIMLLLCGFCYFELLSLRDSLDEMAAMVSQFPRLIMIMFGVKGDLTTSTGWYVCIYFWEGLLAFPYAMSLGLSCVAREKKFGTSEYLFTKPVKRKTIVLAKVIVSAVNLLVFALFSGVCNYFTIVLPLGGLDQPGAVLSTTMGMFFTQTLFFALGLLFSSVLRSYKAAVRTGTISMLAAYGLAFTAEYTGNHFLDYLTPLRYFDVYEVALHGFHLPYLVLTIVVAGICVAAALDQWKRREL from the coding sequence ATGAAAACATTGATTAAAAATGAATTCCGCCAAACCAGAAGACTTTTGCTGATCTGGCTGGGAATCATGCTGCTTCTGTGCGGTTTCTGCTATTTTGAGCTTCTGTCCCTACGGGACAGTCTGGATGAAATGGCAGCGATGGTCAGCCAATTTCCGAGACTGATCATGATCATGTTCGGAGTCAAAGGCGACTTGACGACATCCACCGGCTGGTATGTGTGCATCTATTTCTGGGAGGGACTGCTGGCGTTTCCTTATGCCATGTCTTTGGGACTGTCCTGTGTGGCAAGGGAAAAGAAATTCGGAACATCGGAATACCTGTTCACAAAGCCTGTGAAGCGGAAAACCATTGTTCTGGCGAAGGTGATCGTTTCGGCAGTGAACCTGCTGGTGTTCGCCCTGTTCAGCGGCGTGTGTAATTATTTCACGATCGTTCTTCCTTTGGGCGGTCTGGATCAGCCGGGAGCGGTGCTTTCCACAACGATGGGAATGTTCTTTACCCAGACTCTCTTTTTTGCCCTGGGTCTGCTGTTTTCCAGTGTGCTTCGATCCTATAAGGCTGCGGTGCGGACAGGAACAATTTCCATGCTGGCTGCCTATGGGTTGGCCTTTACTGCCGAGTACACAGGAAATCATTTCCTGGACTACCTGACCCCATTGCGTTATTTTGATGTGTACGAGGTAGCACTGCACGGTTTCCACCTTCCCTATCTCGTCTTAACGATCGTTGTGGCAGGTATTTGTGTCGCAGCTGCCCTGGATCAGTGGAAACGGCGGGAATTGTGA